DNA from Roseimicrobium sp. ORNL1:
AACGAATGGCTGCTTCAACTGGATCAAGCCATCAAGGACCCGGTGGAGCGCGAGAAGGTCAAGGCCGCGTACCTGAAATGGCACGATGCCAAAGGCAGCCAGGACGCTCTCAAGGAGTGGTATGCGGTGGATTCGTCCACTGCGAAGATGGTGGCATGGCTGAGTTGCAGCTATCCAATCGACTACTTCGAGCGGGAAATAGGACCGGTCTCACTCTCCATCCCAGACCTTCCTCTGGTCCTTGATTGGCTCATTGCGCATGAATCCACCATCGAAGACGTCTTCGCAAACGACAGCATGGGATACGCGCATCTTGAAATGCTGGAGGACGTTGCCGAAAAATGGAATGCGCTCCTCAAGACCACTGGTGCCATCAGTAGTAACCGCCTCGCTGAAGTGGGGAATCGGTGGGAGGATTACTCCGCACAAAATCTTCGTAGATGGGCCGTGAAGAGAATCCGCTTGGCCCTCGCAAAAGGTCATTGGACGGAAGTGGAAGCTGCCATCCTGCGTGGAATGGAGGAGGAGCTCCGCAAGGACATCGCCAAGGGAGACTTCCCACGACAGATGAAATGGTTGAAATGGGGTGCGGTTGGTGTCACGGGAATTGCCCTCATTTTGTTGCTTATGCTCAAGCCGCGCAGTGGTCGGAGGGAACCTGCTCCCGCTACATGAGAGAAGTTTTGTGTGAAGGACACCCCAGCAAGTCTGGCTCCCTGCGACACTGCTGCATGCAAGTACCTTCGACTTCATCCGAATCAGTCGCACTGCAGCCGAATACATACGGCTGAACCCGCAGCTACTTTGTTCCGCTGACGCTCATCCATGTTCACGTCGTTCGAAGAGTATGGGAATGGTGTTGGCGTTGGAGTTGAGATTCTACTCAGAGGAGGTAGTTTCATTTTATGGCCTGGCCGAAGAAGGGCACACGCAAAATCGTTGTGGATGGAGTCGAATGGCTCTGGCACTACAGCGCGCATTGCTATCTGTGTTCCAATGATGTGGTCACGGTGGGACAGGCGGGCAGCCCGCATCATTTGTTCTTCGATACTTTCTCCCGGGATTTCGAGCACACGCCAGGGCATGTTGCTGCGTCGTTGCGATGGGCGTTGTCCCAGGGCTGGAATCCCACGAACGGAGGTGACCGTGCTATGACAGCAAAAGAGAACTCTTTTGAGTGGCTGCCCGAAGGTTGGAGGCATCATACCGACGCGTTCAACGGTTCGAAAGTGGTGGACAAAGACCAGCTCTGACGCTGGGGCTCATCCACAAAGTAGCTTCGACTTCAGTCGAATCAGTGGCGCTACGTGCCGAATACGTACGGCTGAAGCCGTAGCTACTTTGCTCTGCCTCTGCATATCCGCGCCCGCTGCCGCGTGAATTGCTCCGTGTTCGAGGGGCGACACTAGTCCCACCTCGCGCGTGAGCGTCAGGTTGAGGATATGGAACCGGTGCCGAAGGCCTTGGACTGCGACAGCCTGCTGCCGCTTTCCTAAAGTGCAGCCTGCTGCACGCCTCACCGCGACGAAGTCGCCAAGCTCTCTGGGACACATTACCCGATGAGTGAGTGTCGCCATCGCCACAGCAGGCTGTGGACTCTAGAAAGCGGCAGCAGGCTGCACGCAGTCCAAGGACGCTGCGCGTCACAGCATCCAGATCATTCGTGTGAATCCTACTTCTCGATGATGTCACACATTTCTGTTAACTTGGCGCTCATGCACGAAGCGGGACGTCGGCGGCTGGCAAATCACACCCGTACGGCTGAAGCCGTAGCTACTTTGTTGACCTACTTCGCCGCCGTCTTCTCCTCTGCCTTCGCGCCGGCACTTCCACTCCCACTCGCCACACTCGCCGCATCAATAAACACATCCACCTGCTGGCCCACATAAATCGGCGGGTCCTTGGGGCGTTGCAGGCTATAAATCACCTGGAGCACACGTGTGTCCACACGCTCGGTGCTCGCACCAGTCAGCGATACTTTCGGAATCACATAGGGCTCGACGCGCACGAACTGCAGCGGTATTGGATTCGTCGTGTCTCCCTTGATGAAGGCCTTGGCGGCTTGACCGGGGCGCACGCGGGTGGCGTTCTGTTCATCCACATCGGCACGCACCTGGAGCCGGTCCAAGTCACCGAGCACCATCGCGGGAGACTTCGGCGCGGTGGCAGCATATTCGCCGGCGCGGATGTTCACCTGCAGAATGGTTCCCTCTCTCGGGGCGCGCACGGTGAGGCGCTGGATGAGCAGCTCCGTCTGCTTCACATCCGCCTCGGAAGCGAGGAGCTGCGCATTGCTCGCGGCGAGCTGGGCTTTGGCCACATTCACATCATTCTCGCGCTGGCGCACTTCATCCTCGCTGATGGCGCGGCGGTCGGGCATGTCGCGCACACGCTTGTAGAGGTCTTCCTGCTTCACGACGGTCGCCCTGGCGACTTCGATGTTTGCCTTGGAAACTTCCACCATGGCACGGTGACGCAGCAGGGTCGCCTGGAAGTCGCGGTCATCCAGTCGGAAGAGTGGGTCATTCACCTTCACGTTGTCATTCACCTTCACCAGCACCTCGGTGACGAGACCCGCCGCAGGCACGCCGATGGAAACGTTCTCACTCAGTGCTTCCAAAATGCCCGTCGCCGCCACCGTGCTGGCAAAGGGCTTCGTCGCAGGAGCCACCGGTGGTGGTAGAATCTTCGCCTGGTCCTCCGCTTTGATTTTCTGCAGCAGGAGCGCCACACTCACGAAGCCCCCGAGCGCGATCACAAAGGTGAGATTGCGGATGAGTTTGGCAAGGAAGTTCATGGAAACAGAGGCTGGGGGAAGGGGAGGGGATTAATGATGAAACACCGGTGGCACCGCGCGGTCCACGTCGTGCACTTCCACAATCTGGCCGTCATCCATCTGCGCGATGCGGTCGGCATGGGAGAAGATGCGATTGTCGTGCGTGACGATGATCACGCAACGTCCCGGCACGCGCGCGATTTTCTCAAAGAGGTCCATCACCAGTGCGCCGTTCTTGGCATCGAGCGCAGCGGTGGGTTCATCGCAGATGATCAGGCGCGGTTCATGCACCAGGGCGCGGGCGATCGCCACGCGCTGCTGCTGGCCGCCGGAGAGTTGATTCGGCCGGTGCTTCCATCGCTCGCCGAGTCCCACCTGCGCCAGCACCTCGCGCGCCTTCGCCTCTGCCTTGCGTGGGCTCACGCCTTGAATCAGCAGCGGCACGCTCACATTCTCCGCGCAGTTCAGCGTGGGGATGAGATTGAAGGACTGGAAGATGAAGCCGATGTTCTCCGCGCGGAACTTCGTCACCACGCCGTTGCTCAGCTTGTCGATTTGCTTGCCGAAGACCTCGATGCTGCCCTGCTCGGCACGCAAGGTCCCGGCGAGGATGCTCAGCAGCGTGGTCTTCCCACAGCCGGAGGGGCCCACCAGCATCATGATCTCGCCATCGCGCGCATCGAAGTCCACGCCCTTGAGTACGGTGAGCTTCGAGCCACCGTCGCCGAAGCTCTTCACGATGCCCTTGGCATGCACGGCGATTTTGTGATCGCCCCGGTTGGGAGGTGTGTCACTCATTATCCTCGGAAGACCATGGCGGGTTCGAACCGGCTGACGCGCCAGATGCCGATGAGCGCTGCGAGCATGCAGATGAAAAGGATGATGGCGAGGGAGAACACGGGAATCTCCCACGTCATGTAAAAGGGCGGCTGCTCATTCTTCAGGCCGAAGTAACCGAAGAGCGCGGTGAAGGCCATGCCGATACCGAAGCCGATGACGCCCACCGTGAGTGCCTGCAGGATGAGCATGCCGCACAGCTTGCTGCTGGAGGTGCCCATCGCCTTGAGCGCGCCGAGGTGCTTGATGTTGTCCAGCACGAACGCATAAAACGTCTGGCAGGAAATCGCGATGCCCACGATGAAACCGATGATCACCGTGGTGCCGAAGGACATGGGGATGCCGGTGTTCCGCACATACCACCAGATGGTGGAGGTGCCGAAGTCATACGGCGAGGAGTTGAAGGAATGGTTCACATACGCCTTCATGCCCGTGGCCTTCTGGATGTCCTCCGCCACCTGATCATCACTGATGCCCTCCTTCGGCGCCGCGATGATGGCGGAGAGCATCTTGCGTGAGGCCGGCGTGTACTGCAGCGCGCGCTCATAGGTGGTCCACACATACGGGCCACCGGTGAAGCTGGTCATGGCATCGCAGATGCCCACCACACGCGCCTCCATGTCATTGATTTCAAAGACATCGCCCACCTTGATCCACGTGCTCTTGTCCTTGGGATTCTTCGAGAGGCGCCTCACCGCGAGGTCGTCGATGATCACTGTGTTCGGCAGGCGCAGGTCTTCCAGGTTGCCTTCGAGCATCTTCGCTGGCGCACCCGCGAGCGTGGTGGGGTCGATGCCGAGAAGCTGGATGACCTTGAACTTGCCGTTCTCCAACCGCACCCGCTGGATGCCGGAGAAGAGCGGCATGGCCCACGCCACGCTGTCCACACTGCGCACGCGGGCCACATCCGTATCGCGCAGCGGATTGGTTTCATTCACCTGCTCCACCTTCTCATCCACCACCCAGATGGGCGCGGGCACATTCTTCAGCGTCGCCGTGGTCCAGCGCATGAGACCGCAGAAGACCGAGGCCTGCTGCGCGATGAGAAACGTGGCGAAGAAGATGCCGAAGACCAGCATGAGATACTTCGCGGTATCACCGAAGAGCATCTTGAGGGCGAGGCGGTACATATCGGTGGGACGGTGAGCGGTGGGACGGTGAGCGGTGGGACGGTGAGCGGTGCGACGGTGGGGAGAGGGGAAGACGCGGAGAGGGGGAGAGGGGAAGACGCGGAGAGGGGGAGAGGGGAAGACGCGGAGAGGGGG
Protein-coding regions in this window:
- a CDS encoding ABC transporter permease — its product is MYRLALKMLFGDTAKYLMLVFGIFFATFLIAQQASVFCGLMRWTTATLKNVPAPIWVVDEKVEQVNETNPLRDTDVARVRSVDSVAWAMPLFSGIQRVRLENGKFKVIQLLGIDPTTLAGAPAKMLEGNLEDLRLPNTVIIDDLAVRRLSKNPKDKSTWIKVGDVFEINDMEARVVGICDAMTSFTGGPYVWTTYERALQYTPASRKMLSAIIAAPKEGISDDQVAEDIQKATGMKAYVNHSFNSSPYDFGTSTIWWYVRNTGIPMSFGTTVIIGFIVGIAISCQTFYAFVLDNIKHLGALKAMGTSSSKLCGMLILQALTVGVIGFGIGMAFTALFGYFGLKNEQPPFYMTWEIPVFSLAIILFICMLAALIGIWRVSRFEPAMVFRG
- a CDS encoding ABC transporter ATP-binding protein produces the protein MSDTPPNRGDHKIAVHAKGIVKSFGDGGSKLTVLKGVDFDARDGEIMMLVGPSGCGKTTLLSILAGTLRAEQGSIEVFGKQIDKLSNGVVTKFRAENIGFIFQSFNLIPTLNCAENVSVPLLIQGVSPRKAEAKAREVLAQVGLGERWKHRPNQLSGGQQQRVAIARALVHEPRLIICDEPTAALDAKNGALVMDLFEKIARVPGRCVIIVTHDNRIFSHADRIAQMDDGQIVEVHDVDRAVPPVFHH
- a CDS encoding efflux RND transporter periplasmic adaptor subunit, producing the protein MNFLAKLIRNLTFVIALGGFVSVALLLQKIKAEDQAKILPPPVAPATKPFASTVAATGILEALSENVSIGVPAAGLVTEVLVKVNDNVKVNDPLFRLDDRDFQATLLRHRAMVEVSKANIEVARATVVKQEDLYKRVRDMPDRRAISEDEVRQRENDVNVAKAQLAASNAQLLASEADVKQTELLIQRLTVRAPREGTILQVNIRAGEYAATAPKSPAMVLGDLDRLQVRADVDEQNATRVRPGQAAKAFIKGDTTNPIPLQFVRVEPYVIPKVSLTGASTERVDTRVLQVIYSLQRPKDPPIYVGQQVDVFIDAASVASGSGSAGAKAEEKTAAK